A region of Shewanella psychromarinicola DNA encodes the following proteins:
- a CDS encoding endonuclease, whose amino-acid sequence MQQTYGLQISNSQQKLFNAWNKMQPISATECQRDTLIAANQGNHNDFVFKQCQNNGLVR is encoded by the coding sequence ATGCAACAAACCTATGGTCTGCAAATCAGTAATAGCCAACAAAAGTTGTTTAACGCATGGAACAAAATGCAACCAATCAGCGCCACGGAATGCCAACGTGATACCTTAATCGCTGCTAACCAAGGTAATCATAATGATTTTGTATTCAAACAATGCCAAAATAACGGCTTAGTTCGTTAA